The proteins below are encoded in one region of Maribacter aestuarii:
- a CDS encoding DUF983 domain-containing protein, whose protein sequence is MLKKGNKLYSILTGTCPKCQEESMYVAQNPYKFGHLFKMHERCGHCGIKYKMEPSFFYGAMYVSYALGIAFAVAAFVIARLIFGINLINTFVAIVITLIVFMPVIVRLSRNIWINLFYSYDSEANTTKN, encoded by the coding sequence ATGTTAAAAAAAGGAAACAAACTCTACAGCATTTTAACAGGAACTTGTCCTAAATGCCAAGAGGAGAGTATGTATGTTGCTCAAAATCCCTACAAATTTGGCCATCTTTTCAAAATGCATGAGCGTTGTGGTCATTGTGGCATTAAATATAAAATGGAGCCGTCTTTTTTCTACGGCGCAATGTATGTAAGCTATGCCTTGGGAATTGCCTTCGCGGTCGCGGCTTTTGTAATAGCACGATTAATATTTGGAATAAACTTAATCAATACCTTTGTCGCTATTGTCATTACGCTGATCGTGTTCATGCCCGTAATCGTAAGACTGTCTAGAAATATTTGGATAAATTTATTCTACTCGTACGACTCGGAAGCAAATACTACAAAGAATTGA
- a CDS encoding efflux RND transporter periplasmic adaptor subunit, whose product MRKIILSVLGVLLIVLSIFLAKMIVDNKKTFRPKAEKVVKTVFTEVVENEIIPIVVTANGNLMAKQRVELYAEVQGVFRRGNKLFKEGQKYNKGETIISIDASEYAASVQSAKSNLYNQLTSIMPDLRLDYPDIFPKWQTYLNNFDMSKSTPALPEMTSENEKFFISGRGILTSYYNVKNLEQRLTKYRIIAPFSGVLTEATVTEGTLVRAGQKLGEFINPAVYELEVSVSKTYSDLLKVGERVKLTTLDSPDIYEGKVSRINGRVDQATQTIKAYIEVDNENLREGMYLEANLDARKEENAIEVDRNLLLEDNKIFVVKDSVLDVIDVRPIYFSDKRVVLKDVPDGTTIMSKPLIGAYTGMAVKIYKDQSDNSKS is encoded by the coding sequence ATGAGAAAAATTATCTTGTCCGTCCTTGGTGTACTATTGATAGTACTATCCATTTTTTTGGCAAAAATGATAGTGGATAACAAAAAAACGTTTAGGCCGAAAGCGGAAAAAGTGGTCAAAACGGTTTTCACGGAAGTAGTAGAAAATGAGATCATTCCCATAGTAGTTACCGCTAATGGTAACCTCATGGCAAAGCAGCGAGTGGAGCTTTATGCGGAAGTACAAGGAGTTTTTAGACGTGGGAACAAACTTTTTAAAGAGGGGCAAAAATACAATAAAGGAGAAACGATAATAAGTATAGATGCCTCAGAATATGCGGCAAGTGTCCAATCGGCTAAGAGTAATCTATACAACCAGTTGACTTCGATTATGCCAGATTTACGTCTGGACTATCCCGATATTTTTCCAAAATGGCAGACTTATCTGAACAATTTTGATATGTCCAAAAGCACACCTGCATTGCCCGAGATGACATCGGAAAACGAAAAGTTCTTCATTTCCGGTAGGGGAATCCTAACGAGTTATTACAATGTTAAAAATTTAGAGCAACGTCTTACTAAGTATAGAATAATTGCACCGTTTTCAGGAGTATTGACAGAGGCTACGGTAACCGAAGGAACGCTCGTTAGAGCGGGTCAGAAATTAGGGGAATTCATTAATCCAGCAGTATATGAATTAGAAGTATCTGTAAGTAAAACGTATTCTGATCTTTTAAAGGTTGGAGAGCGTGTAAAATTAACAACCTTGGATAGTCCGGATATTTATGAAGGAAAAGTTTCCCGTATAAACGGTAGGGTAGATCAGGCGACCCAGACCATAAAGGCATACATTGAGGTAGACAATGAAAACCTTAGGGAGGGCATGTACCTTGAAGCAAATCTGGATGCAAGAAAAGAAGAAAACGCCATTGAAGTGGATAGAAATCTTCTCCTAGAGGACAACAAGATATTTGTGGTTAAGGATTCCGTTCTTGACGTGATTGATGTAAGACCAATCTATTTTTCCGATAAACGGGTAGTTCTAAAAGATGTCCCTGATGGCACTACCATTATGTCAAAACCGTTGATTGGTGCTTATACGGGAATGGCTGTAAAGATTTATAAAGACCAATCCGATAATTCCAAAAGCTAA
- a CDS encoding leucine-rich repeat domain-containing protein — translation MKIFYSLIVVFALISNLAFAGVSKKEKKALIGLYNSTNGKHWVKKWDLKTPVAEWHGVKVVDDKVVEINLFRNNLMGSLPRDIANLENLTVLNLAFNAITGVLPRELSELKNLRVLKLEMNRIKGEIPEEIGNLISLEELSVFNNFLSGSIPNSIGNIKNLKILNLSSNHLKGTIPNSLGALTKLETLGLFENTLEGAIPGEMGNLRNLKELVLANNQFNGEIPMELGQLASLEIFQIQNNQFNSFKNLEMLETREFLVFDYDKNDRKIEFKDINLEKTRMADTKFEDIDK, via the coding sequence ATGAAAATTTTTTACTCTTTAATAGTCGTCTTCGCATTGATATCTAATCTGGCATTCGCAGGAGTATCCAAAAAGGAGAAGAAAGCTCTAATTGGACTGTACAATAGTACTAATGGGAAGCATTGGGTGAAAAAATGGGATTTAAAAACTCCAGTAGCGGAATGGCACGGGGTGAAGGTGGTAGATGATAAAGTTGTAGAAATCAATCTTTTTCGGAATAATCTTATGGGTTCTCTACCTAGAGACATTGCCAATTTAGAAAACCTTACTGTTCTAAATTTAGCCTTTAATGCAATAACCGGAGTATTACCCAGGGAATTAAGTGAGCTAAAAAATTTACGGGTACTTAAATTGGAAATGAATAGAATTAAGGGAGAGATTCCTGAGGAAATAGGCAATTTGATTAGTTTGGAGGAGCTGTCCGTATTTAATAATTTCTTATCAGGTTCCATACCGAACAGCATAGGGAATATAAAAAATTTAAAAATATTGAACCTTTCTAGTAATCACCTAAAGGGGACTATTCCAAATTCCTTGGGCGCACTTACCAAGTTAGAGACTTTAGGTCTTTTTGAAAATACTCTGGAAGGGGCCATACCTGGAGAGATGGGAAACTTGAGAAACCTTAAGGAGCTCGTGCTGGCCAATAATCAATTCAATGGGGAAATTCCTATGGAATTAGGACAATTGGCAAGTCTTGAGATCTTTCAAATACAGAATAACCAGTTCAATTCTTTTAAAAATCTTGAGATGTTGGAAACAAGAGAGTTCCTTGTATTTGACTACGATAAAAACGATAGAAAGATTGAATTTAAGGACATCAACCTGGAGAAGACCAGAATGGCCGATACCAAGTTTGAAGACATAGACAAGTAA
- a CDS encoding ABC-F family ATP-binding cassette domain-containing protein, which translates to MLNVHNLSVSFGGEFLFEEISFRLNAGNRVGLVGKNGAGKSTLLKLLSRDMPLDTGTIAIEKDIKIGFLRQDIDFEQGRTVLEEAYQAFVEIKSLEQKLEDINHQLVERTDYESESYNQLIIDLNDVTHHYEILGGYNYQGETEKILQGLGFNREDFDKKTETFSGGWRMRIELAKLLLQNNDVLLLDEPTNHLDIESIIWFEQFLNNYTGAVMIVSHDKMFLDNVTNRTIEISLGRIYDYNKPYSKYLVLRNEIKQQQLSAQKNQEKEIQQAERLIEKFRAKSTKASMAQSLIKKLDKIERIEVDEDDNSVMNLRFPVSVTPGKVVIEIRELSKSYGSKDVLKNINLLVERESKTAFVGQNGQGKSTLAKIIVQELEYDGHLKLGHNVQIGYFAQNQAEYLDGSKTILDTMIDASNESNRSKVRDILGSFLFRGDEVEKYVKVLSGGERNRLALAKMLLQPFNVLVMDEPTNHLDIKSKNVLKQALQNFEGTLILVSHDRDFLQGLTNKVYEFKDRKINEYLGDVDFYLEQRKAENFRSIEKKQTVEVKKSTFDKPNSSKEQNKIKKLKNRLSSLESKIGELEREISEIDHSLIMDYDATIAKPNFFDKYQSKKKSLEDLMNTWEELTLQIETL; encoded by the coding sequence ATGCTGAACGTTCACAATCTTTCTGTCTCTTTTGGAGGAGAATTTTTATTTGAGGAAATATCCTTTAGGCTCAATGCTGGAAATAGGGTAGGTCTTGTTGGGAAGAACGGGGCGGGAAAATCCACGTTACTAAAGTTGCTCTCCAGAGATATGCCTTTGGATACGGGTACTATAGCTATAGAAAAAGATATAAAAATTGGCTTCCTCCGACAAGACATAGACTTTGAGCAAGGAAGAACCGTTTTGGAAGAGGCTTATCAGGCTTTTGTGGAAATAAAATCCTTGGAGCAAAAACTGGAAGATATAAACCATCAATTGGTAGAACGGACCGACTACGAAAGTGAGTCCTACAACCAGTTGATCATAGATTTGAACGATGTTACCCACCATTATGAGATTTTAGGAGGATATAATTATCAGGGAGAAACTGAAAAGATTTTGCAAGGCCTTGGTTTTAACCGAGAGGATTTTGATAAAAAGACGGAAACCTTTTCCGGTGGGTGGCGTATGCGTATAGAATTGGCCAAGTTACTTTTACAAAACAACGATGTTCTTTTGTTGGATGAGCCCACGAACCATTTGGATATAGAGTCCATTATTTGGTTTGAACAGTTTTTGAACAATTACACCGGTGCGGTAATGATTGTTTCGCACGATAAAATGTTCTTGGACAATGTCACCAACAGGACCATTGAAATTTCCTTGGGCCGTATCTATGATTATAATAAGCCTTATTCAAAATATCTGGTTTTAAGAAACGAAATAAAGCAGCAACAATTAAGTGCACAAAAGAACCAAGAAAAGGAAATTCAACAAGCGGAACGTCTCATAGAAAAATTTAGGGCAAAATCTACTAAAGCTTCCATGGCACAATCGCTTATCAAGAAGTTGGACAAAATTGAACGCATAGAAGTAGATGAAGATGATAATAGCGTGATGAACCTTAGATTTCCGGTTTCCGTAACTCCCGGGAAGGTAGTGATTGAAATCAGGGAGCTATCAAAGAGCTATGGAAGTAAGGATGTGTTGAAAAATATCAACTTACTGGTGGAGCGGGAAAGCAAAACTGCTTTTGTTGGGCAGAACGGACAGGGAAAATCAACGCTTGCCAAAATTATAGTTCAGGAGTTGGAGTATGACGGGCATTTAAAGTTGGGTCATAATGTGCAGATCGGGTATTTTGCACAGAATCAAGCCGAGTATCTGGATGGAAGCAAAACAATCCTGGATACGATGATCGATGCATCCAACGAATCCAATCGAAGTAAAGTAAGGGATATTTTGGGGTCCTTCCTGTTTCGTGGGGATGAAGTAGAAAAGTATGTGAAGGTTCTTTCTGGAGGAGAAAGAAACCGATTGGCATTGGCCAAGATGCTATTACAACCTTTTAACGTATTGGTTATGGATGAACCTACCAATCATCTGGACATAAAATCGAAGAACGTCCTTAAACAGGCATTACAGAATTTTGAAGGCACGCTGATCTTGGTATCACATGACCGTGATTTTCTACAGGGGCTAACGAATAAGGTCTATGAATTTAAGGACCGAAAAATAAATGAGTACTTAGGTGACGTTGATTTTTATTTAGAACAGCGTAAGGCAGAAAATTTTAGGAGCATAGAGAAAAAGCAAACCGTAGAGGTTAAGAAAAGTACCTTTGACAAACCGAACTCTTCCAAAGAACAGAATAAAATAAAAAAGCTTAAAAACCGATTGAGTTCTCTTGAAAGCAAAATAGGCGAATTGGAAAGGGAAATTTCAGAAATAGACCATAGCCTTATTATGGATTACGACGCTACAATTGCCAAACCTAACTTCTTTGATAAATATCAATCCAAAAAGAAATCCCTAGAGGACCTAATGAACACTTGGGAGGAACTTACCTTACAAATCGAGACCTTGTAG
- a CDS encoding MarR family winged helix-turn-helix transcriptional regulator, with protein sequence MATEILDIDFETSIGPWLGRTVKMLDCHLQEAFDAYGVDLTKEQMIVLKKLYEQDGINQNELALLTYRDKSSLARLLSKMETKNYIKRIQSTEDKRNNKVFITPHGTRTFAATRPIIQEIIDIMENGLDEENKMLMISTLKKIQDNFKTSPETK encoded by the coding sequence GTGGCTACAGAAATTTTAGATATTGATTTTGAAACCTCTATTGGTCCTTGGTTGGGAAGAACTGTCAAAATGTTAGATTGTCACCTACAGGAGGCTTTTGATGCTTACGGAGTGGATTTGACCAAAGAGCAGATGATTGTTCTTAAAAAGCTTTATGAGCAGGACGGTATCAATCAAAACGAACTGGCGCTCTTGACTTATAGGGATAAATCTTCTCTCGCTAGATTGCTCTCTAAGATGGAAACCAAAAATTATATCAAAAGAATTCAAAGCACGGAGGATAAACGCAACAATAAAGTCTTCATCACTCCACATGGCACGCGAACGTTTGCTGCTACCAGACCTATAATTCAAGAAATAATTGACATTATGGAGAACGGTTTGGACGAGGAAAATAAGATGCTTATGATTTCGACTTTGAAAAAAATTCAAGACAATTTTAAAACATCACCAGAAACCAAATAA